CAGGCGTACACGCGGATCGAGGGCTTTCTTGCCGCCTCTCCTGGACTGCTCACGCCGGCCCTTCAGGCGATGCTCTATAATAACGACCCGCGCCGCACCGCGGACTGCGTGGACTTTCTGCGCACCATCGGCCGGCGAACCTGGTACGTCTATCGTGGGTACGACATCTCCCGCCGGCCAAGCCTGCGCGACGCCCGGCTGGAAATCTGGGCGCCGGAAGAGGATGTGTCCATCTATTACAGCCCGGTACTGCCCATGGCGCTGAACGCGCCGGCGGAACTCTCGCTGGCGCTGAACACGCTTTCCCCGCCGGCCGGCGTGGACGCCGGCGCATTCTATAACCTGGTGGAGATGCGCCGCAGGGGATTCATGGACAACCTGCTGGCCATTGACCGCGCCGCCAACAATACCAGCGTCGTCTTCAGCCTGGAATGGCACGGCTGGCGGCTGTTGTTCGCCGGCGACGCGGAAACACGAAGCTGGCAGACCATGTTCCGCAAGGGCGTTCTGCGGCCGGTCCATTTCCTGAAGGTCAGCCATCACGGGAGCTTCAACGGCTTGCCGCCGGCCCCTATCCTGGACGCCCTTCTGCCCCAACCGGCGCCCGATGGCCGGCCGCGCTATGCCGTCGTTTCGACCTTTCCTGAGACGTACAACAACGTCCCCGCCGCCGCTGTGCTGGAGGAGCTGGCGTCGCGCTGTACCCTGCGCTCCACTCTCGATGTCCCTGACGGCGCCTTCCTGGATATTGTCTTTCCGCCGTGAGAAGGGTGTACCGAACCGGTATGGTCTCTGAGGAGGGATGAGCCATGCGCGAGCGGGTTGGCACGGTAACGCATTATTTCAACCGTATCCACGTCGCCGTCATCGCCCTGACCGGGGAGTTGAAGGTGGGGGATATGGTGCATATTTACGGTCACACGACAGATTTCATCCAGCGGGTCGGCTCCATGGAGGTCAATCACCGCAAGATTGAGTACGCCGGCCCTGGCGAGGAGGTCGCGCTGGAGGTGGTGGACCGGGTGCGCAAAGGCGACACCGTCTATAAGATCACTGGGGAAGATGTGGAGGAGCCGGGGTTCTTCTGCGGCATGGGATGATGAAAAGAGCGGCAGTCACCTCCGCGGTGACTGCCGCCTGAACCCTCACAGGTTTGCCAGGAACGCCCGCACCAGCTCGCGCACCTCGCCGGCGGTCTCGCACTCCAGCGCCCGCCGGGCGAGCTGACGCGCCGGC
This sequence is a window from Anaerolineae bacterium. Protein-coding genes within it:
- a CDS encoding translation elongation factor-like protein, with the translated sequence MRERVGTVTHYFNRIHVAVIALTGELKVGDMVHIYGHTTDFIQRVGSMEVNHRKIEYAGPGEEVALEVVDRVRKGDTVYKITGEDVEEPGFFCGMG